A single Drosophila miranda strain MSH22 chromosome XR, D.miranda_PacBio2.1, whole genome shotgun sequence DNA region contains:
- the LOC108151250 gene encoding uncharacterized protein LOC108151250 — translation MDVLSHYNSPVVDFPATLPLEKQYALVDNCTGTDPPPPSADAGTATQEKQHAATQTEQRVASSEAVEYDERALAKWLRQICPMVEQELMHPTPLMDEQTMSQATLEEEQKVYTYQKIVMGGIENSQGLAIWLCVHTNNAPVLVVTTVAPHDDWCEHVDQQLKLFVPQRMSHGNFVIYSEVKTLPLKSCLRSLCTNPFNKHMFAGSTMDGELFVWLYEQARGGGSDANVDIQQMYSVSSTQGAAVALDWVTETLLLACYANGSIRQWDLSKQMTLDWEYCLPGTVTSELTAMVALGIDDFVVGTNDGGTFRCWSTGRQAASAKKQLQLLALRRHRFMVSTLLRTEMAGHQFVLSCDLSGQAFYHDMRHADEDMAQLIVQIPLPFKNGVACSRDGNIIYCPASDGALEYYRVSDGAHAHVKGALRGKGSLIRSSDNGCWLITGLYGDEFQIFYVEH, via the exons ATGGACGTACTCTCGCACTACAACTCGCCCGTCGTCGATTTTCCGGCAACGCTGCCTCTGGAAAAACAGTACGCACTGGTGGACAACTGCACGGGCACGGATCCGCCGCCACCAAGCGCAGATGCCGGCACCGCGACACAGGAGAAGCAGCATGCGGCCACCCAAACAGAGCAACGGGTCGCCAGCAGCGAGGCTGTCGAATACGACGAGCGGGCGCTGGCCAAGTGGCTGCGCCAGATATGTCCCATGGTGGAGCAGGAACTGATGCACCCCACGCCCCTGATGGATGAGCAGACGATGAGCCAGGCAACCCTGGAGGAAGAGCAGAAGGTGTACACCTACCAGAAGATAGTCATGGGCGGCATTGAGAACTCGCAGGGGCTGGCGATTTGGCTGTGTGTCCACACAAACAATGCTCCCGTACTGGTGGTCACAACGGTGGCCCCCCACGACGATTGGTGCGAGCATGTGGACCAGCAGCTGAAGCTATTCGTGCCCCAGCGAATGTCCCATGGCAACTTTGTGATCTACTCGGAGGTCAAGACGCTGCCGCTGAAGTCCTGCCTGCGCAGCCTGTGCACGAATCCGTTCAACAAGCACATGTTCGCGGGATCCACCATGGACGGAGAGCTGTTTGTCTGGCTGTACGAGCAGGCTCGAGGGGGCGGCAGTGACGCCAATGTGGACATCCAACAGATGTACAGCGTGTCCTCCACGCAGGGTGCAGCCGTCGCCTTGGACTGGGTTACGGAAACGCTTCTGCTCGCCTGCTATGCCAACGGATCCATTCGCCAGTGGGACCTCAGCAAGCAGATGACCCTGGATTGGGA ATACTGTCTGCCTGGCACTGTTACCTCGGAGCTGACGGCAATGGTGGCTCTAGGAATAGATGATTTTGTCGTGGGCACCAACGATGGCGGCACCTTCCGCTGCTGGAGCACTGGTCGCCAGGCCGCATCCGCGAAAAAACAGCTACAGCTGCTGGCCTTGCGTAGACATCGATTCATGGTCTCCACGCTGCTCAGGACGGAAATGGCAGGCCACCAATTCGTGCTCAGCTGCGACCTCAGCGGACAGGCGTTCTACCATGACATGCGACACGCGGACGAG GACATGGCTCAGTTGATTGTGCAGATACCATTGCCCTTCAAGAACGGCGTCGCCTGCAGCCGTGATGGAAACATCATCTACTGTCCCGCCAGCGACGGTGCTCTGGAATACTACAGGGTCAGCGATGGTGCGCATGCGCATGTCAAGGGGGCCTTGCGCGGCAAAGGCAGCCTTATCCGGAGCAGTGACAATGG GTGCTGGTTGATCACGGGCCTCTATGGCGACGAGTTTCAGATATTCTACGTGGAGCATTGA
- the LOC108153649 gene encoding ATP synthase subunit beta, mitochondrial, with amino-acid sequence MMASCVRLATVCARTGFQIGQRKGALVLGHPIGIVKSPLQLRRLHVARMLACKGNDKDGKGKNDDCDDPCEVEDKGVDTCEETPPKIKDPCEVAMKALHAKDSEETCESGDSPPEKGKGGAGSGIKLEHKGRKGYIHAVIGPVIDVYFPEEVPDILNAIEVEDAPIGRLVLEVFQHLGNNIVRCVAMDATEGIKRGQKVVDTGYPIRVAVGKAVLGRILNVVGDPIDERGEIKSEYHSFIHTEAPVLTELSVKPEILVTGIKVIDLLAPYVKGGKIGLFGGAGVGKTVLIMELINNIAKSHGGYSVFVGAGERTREGNDLYHEMIESKVISLEEDTSKVVLVFGQMNEPPGARSRVVLTGLTIAEYFRDIDGQDVLLFIDNIFRFTQAGSEVSALLGRIPSAVGYQPTLGTDMGTMQERITSTRNGSITSVQAVYVPADDLSDPAPAATFTHLDATTVLSRPIAELGIYPAVDPLDSSSRILDPDVVGEEHYNVARAVQKTLQGYKSLQDIIAILGMDELSEEDKITVARARKIQRFLSQPFQVAEVFTGSPGKVVSIEKCVDGFKRLINGEYDDIPEIAFYMVGDADEVLAKANKLAASMAADDQPQSQKGAKKPEAKDDKGEKHEKAATGKDVAKKEEKPKDDKAAAPKGEAKKDDPPKSKDPKGKGDSPKDKK; translated from the exons ATGATGGCGTCTTGCGTACGATTGGCCACAG TGTGTGCACGAACCGGCTTTCAAATTGGCCAGCGGAAGGGAGCTCTGGTGCTGGGCCATCCGATCGGCATAGTAAAGTCTCCTCTTCAGTTGCGTCGTCTTCATGTCGCTCGCATGCTCGCCTGCAAGGGCAACGACAAAGATGGCAAAGGCAAGAATGATGATTGCGATGATCCCTGCGAAGTGGAAGACAAGGGCGTCGATACCTGCGAGGAAACTCCGCCCAAAATTAAGGATCCCTGCGAGGTGGCCATGAAGGCGCTGCACGCCAAGGATTCGGAAGAAACTTGTGAGTCGGGTGACTCGCCACCAGAGAAAGGAAAGGGAGGTGCCGGCTCGGGCATAAAACTGGAACACAAGGGTCGCAAGGGCTACATTCACGCTGTCATTGGACCCGTCATCGATGTATACTTTCCCGAAGAGGTTCCTGACATACTCAACGCCATTGAAGTGGAGGATGCACCCATTGGGCGTCTGGTCCTGGAG GTCTTCCAACATCTGGGCAACAACATCGTACGCTGTGTCGCCATGGACGCCACAGAGGGCATCAAGCGTGGCCAGAAAGTCGTCGACACTGGCTATCCCATTCGCGTGGCGGTGGGCAAGGCCGTCCTGGGGCGCATCCTCAATGTGGTGGGCGATCCCATTGATGAACGTGGCGAAATCAAGAGCGAATACCACTCGTTCATCCACACCGAGGCGCCCGTGCTCACGGAGCTGAGCGTGAAGCCAGAGATCCTGGTAACCGGCATCAAGGTGATCGATCTCCTGGCCCCCTACGTCAAGGGAGGCAAGATCGGGTTGTTCGGAGGCGCCGGAGTGGGCAAGACGGTGCTCATCATGGAGCTGATCAACaacattgccaagtcgcacGGCGGCTACTCCGTGTTTGTGGGTGCCGGAGAGCGTACTCGCGAGGGCAACGATCTTTACCACGAGATGATCGAGTCCAAGGTTATTTCCCTCGAGGAAGACACCTCCAAGGTGGTCCTTGTCTTTGGCCAGATGAACGAGCCCCCCGGCGCCCGCTCCCGTGTCGTGCTGACTGGCCTCACCATCGCCGAGTATTTCCGGGACATCGACGGACAGGATGTGCTGCTCTTCATTGACAACATCTTCCGCttcacccaagccgggtccgAGGTGTCGGCCCTGTTGGGGCGCATTCCATCTGCCGTGGGCTACCAGCCAACGCTCGGCACCGACATGGGCACCATGCAGGAGCGCATCACCAGCACCCGCAATGGATCCATTACCTCGGTACAGGCCGTCTATGTGCCCGCCGACGATCTGAGCGATCCTGCGCCGGCGGCCACCTTCACCCACTTGGATGCCACCACGGTGCTCTCACGTCCCATCGCCGAGCTGGGCATATATCCCGCTGTGGATCCTCTGGACTCGTCCTCTCGCATCCTCGATCCAGATGTGGTTGGGGAGGAGCACTACAACGTGGCCCGAGCTGTGCAGAAGACCCTTCAGGGGTACAAGTCGCTGCAGGACATAATTGCCATTCTCGGCATGGACGAACTCTCCGAGGAGGACAAGATTACCGTGGCACGTGCCCGCAAGATCCAGCGCTTCCTCTCCCAGCCGTTCCAGGTGGCCGAGGTGTTCACCGGCTCACCGGGAAAAGTGGTGTCCATCGAGAAGTGCGTGGACGGATTCAAGCGCCTGATCAACGGCGAGTACGATGACATTCCGGAGATAGCCTTCTACATGGTCGGCGATGCGGATGAAGTGCTGGCGAAGGCGAATAAATTGGCCGCCAGTATGGCAGCAGATGATCAGCCCCAGTCACAAAAGGGAGCCAAGAAGCCAGAGGCCAAAGACGACAAGGGCGAAAAGCACGAAAAGGCAGCCACCGGCAAAGATGTCGCCAAGAAGGAAGAAAAGCCGAAGGATGACAAGGCGGCAGCACCCAAGGGAGAGGCCAAAAAAGACGACCCTCCAAAATCCAAAGACCCAAAGGGAAAGGGGGATTCTCCCAAGGACAAGAAGTAA
- the LOC108152619 gene encoding isoleucine--tRNA ligase, mitochondrial, producing MLRVFNFRVGITRLYSVKAAKKDVKKYTDTINLPKTKFPNRLSAAKREEQERQVLADKIAVAYEYQEHRQLCGKRKPTFVLHDGPPYANGQLHMGHAVNKILKDITLRQRVTRGQKVNYIPGWDCHGLPIELKATSAAEGQSAAEIRQKSRAFALEAIQSQKEEFSSWGILANWQKDNIYTTFHPEFIENQIQMFHNLYERGLVYRDLKPVYWSPSSRTALAEAELEYDANHISPSVYVRFALNPSGLEVETKGSQTYALVWTTTPWTLPSNQAICFNASLEYVLVRLLDRSPSELYLMASALLSAFEASTQLKCEVVQTLPGSSLGTLTYKHPIDKEQTHLPFFDASHVQDSKGTGLVHTAPAHGPEDFLVSLDKKIPVKCMVNEAGAYTKEAPSFLRGQSVLEQGNPLVLQHIAEDVIHSAKLEHSYPIDWRTKQPVIIRASEQWFINTDRLKSRAAAALEQVDVYPRNNAETSKRAMLTQLQKRPYWCISRQRAWGVPIPVLYSRKSGQVVLNAALIEHLCSLLRSQGSMDFWWSRSLEDLLPPQIAADLGYEVKDLVKGSDILDIWFDSGSTWSAVLKKEQVADLYLEGYDQFTGWFQSSLLTSIAARDCAPYKALFVHGFTVDEKGHKMSKSLGNVISPKQITKKYGTDALRWWVASHGTQHTSITVSDKLLNKAAENLSKVRGTLRYLKGVIGEKQREGREELEQPILDASFLNKYLLSNLLDFESEIEKLYNAYEYNRVVACIQNFIANQVSSIYVHLIKDRLYCGDDRELLAIRQTLTHCYRQLCKSLWPIAPFLVEESWSYYDPSGSAFHEQMVQAQKDWHDPKAVNVVNAALDVKRLINQQAGDVNSWHLAVTIKSGSQLELLRELQPTFGKPMRSSELSEILQVGSVAVVQTDLDEDLDISLTALDAPLCPRCRRYSLDEDAEQGTCQRCAQVMESKN from the exons ATGTTGCGTGTTTTCAATTTTCGAGTTGGAATAACTCGATTATATTCTGTGAAAGCAGCCAAAAAAGATGTAAAGAAATATACAGACACGATTAATTTACCAAAGACAAAGTTCCCCAACCGTCTCAGTGCAGCCAAACGCGAGGAACAGGAGCGACAAGTGCTGGCT GACAAGATAGCCGTTGCGTATGAATATCAGGAGCATCGACAACTGTGTGGGAAGAGGAAACCTACATTTGTGCTGCACGATGGACCGCCCTATGCCAACGGACAGCTGCACATGGGACACGCCGTCAACAAGATCCTCAAAGACATCACTCTGCGACAGCGGGTGACCCGTGGACAGAAGGTCAACTACATTCCTGGCTGGGACTGCCACGGTCTGCCCATTGAGCTGAAGGCGACAAGTGCAGCAGAGGGCCAGAGTGCTGCTGAAATACGACAGAAAT CACGCGCGTTTGCTCTGGAGGCCATTCAGTCACAGAAGGAAGAGTTCAGCAGCTGGGGGATATTGGCCAACTGGCAAAAAGACAACATTTACACGACCTTTCATCCAGAATTTATTGAAAATCAGATTCAAATGTTTCACAATCTTTATGAACGCGGCCTCGTTTATCGCGATTTGAAGCCGGTGTACTGGTCCCCGTCTTCCAG AACAGCTTTGGCGGAGGCCGAGCTGGAGTACGATGCCAATCACATAAGTCCTTCAGTATATGTGCGCTTCGCCCTAAACCCCAGTGGACTGGAGGTTGAGACCAAAGGGTCGCAGACCTATGCACTTGTGTGGACCACCACGCCCTGGACTCTGCCCAGCAATCAAGCGATTTGCTTCAATGCCTCCCTCGAGTACGTTTTGGTCAGATTGTTGGATCGCAGCCCGAGTGAACTCTACCTCATGGCCTCCGCTCTCTTGTCAGCCTTTGAGGCCTCCACTCAGCTTAAATGCGAGGTGGTCCAGACGTTGCCTGGAAGCTCATTAGGCACGCTTACCTATAAGCATCCCATAGACAAGGAACAGACCCATCTGCCCTTCTTCGATGCCAGCCATGTACAGGACAGCAAGGGCACGGGTCTGGTTCACACCGCACCTGCGCACGGACCAGAGGACTTTCTGGTTAGCCTGGACAAGAAAATACCCGTTAAATGCATGGTGAACGAGGCAGGCGCTTATACAAAGGAAGCGCCCAGCTTTCTACGCGGACAATCTGTGCTGGAACAGGGTAATCCTCTCGTGCTGCAGCACATAGCAGAGGATGTTATACACTCTGCCAAACTAGAACATTCCTATCCCATTGACTGGCGGACCAAGCAACCAGTAATCATTCGGGCCAGCGAGCAGTGGTTCATCAATACAGATCGGCTGAAATCCCGCGCTGCCGCAGCGCTGGAGCAAGTAGATGTCTATCCACGTAACAATGCCGAGACGAGCAAAAGAGCAATGCTCACCCAACTGCAGAAGCGACCCTACTGGTGCATATCAAGACAGCGCGCTTGGGGCGTGCCCATACCTGTTCTCTACAGTCGGAAGAGTGGACAAGTGGTGCTCAATGCAGCACTAATAGAACACCTCTGCAGTCTGCTGCGCAGCCAAGGCTCCATGGACTTCTGGTGGTCCAGGTCATTGGAGGACCTGCTACCTCCTCAAATCGCAGCCGACCTCGGCTACGAAGTAAAGGATCTAGTCAAGGGCAGTGACATACTCGACATTTGGTTCGACTCGGGCAGCACTTGGTCTGCGGTGCTGAAGAAGGAACAGGTGGCGGATCTCTATCTGGAGGGATATGATCAGTTCACGGGCTGGTTTCAATCCTCGCTGCTGACGAGCATCGCTGCCCGCGACTGCGCTCCTTACAA GGCCCTCTTCGTTCATGGCTTCACAGTGGACGAGAAAGGGCACAAGATGTCCAAGTCACTGGGCAATGTAATTTCCCCAAAACAGATTACCAAGAAGTACGGGACAGACGCTCTACGTTGGTGGGTGGCCTCCCATGGAACCCAGCACACGTCCATTACGGTCAGCGACAAGTTGCTCAACAAGGCGGCTGAGAACCTTAGTAAGGTGCGCGGAACACTGCGTTATCTAAAGGGTGTGATCGGAGAAAAGCAGAGAGAAGGCCgagaggagctggagcagcCAATTCTGGACGCTAGCTTTTTAAACAAGTATCTGTTGAGCAACTTGCTTGACTTCGAATCAGAG ATCGAAAAACTCTACAACGCGTATGAGTACAATCGCGTGGTGGCCTGCATCCAGAACTTCATTGCCAATCAGGTGTCGTCCATTTATGTCCACCTAATCAAGGATCGCCTGTACTGCGGCGACGATCGGGAGCTGCTGGCCATTCGTCAGACGCTAACCCATTGCTATCGGCAGCTGTGCAAGAGCCTGTGGCCCATAGCTCCATTTTTGGTGGAGGAAAGCTGGAGCTATTATGACCCATCGGGCAGTGCCTTCCACGAGCAGATGGTCCAGGCCCAAAAAGACTGGCATGATCCCAAAGCCGTTAATGTCGTGAACGCAGCCCTCGATGTTAAGCGTCTGATCAACCAGCAGGCTGGAGATGTTAACAGCTGGCACCTGGCTGTTACCATCAAGAGTGGCAGCCAGCTGGAGCTGCTCCGTGAACTGCAACCCACTTTCGGGAAGCCCATGCGCAGCTCCGAGCTGTCTGAGATACTGCAGGTGGGCAGCGTTGCAGTCGTACAGACTGATCTGGACGAAGACCTGGACATTTCCTTGACAGCACTTGACGCACCGCTTTGTCCGCGGTGTCGTCGCTATAGTCTAGACGAAGATGCTGAGCAAGGGACGTGCCAGCGTTGCGCCCAGGTAATGGAATCGAAGAATTAG
- the LOC108152621 gene encoding integrator complex subunit 9 has translation MRLYCLSGDLAKPCYIITFKGLRIMLDCGLTEQTVLNFLPLPFVQSQKWSTLPNFIPGRDHDQQLDGELKECCGRVFVDSTPEFNLPMDKMLDFSEVDVILISNYLNMLALPYITENTGFKGKVYATEPTLQIGRFFLEELVDYIEVSPKACTARLWKEKLHLLPSPLCEAFRAKKWRTIFSLKDVQGSLLKVTIMGYDEKLDILGAFIATPVSSGYCLGSSNWVLSTAHEKICYVSGSSTLTTHPRPINQSALKHADVLIMTGLTQAPTVNPDTKLGELCMNVALTIRNNGSALIPCYPSGVVYDLFECLTQNLENAGLNNVPMFFISPVADSSLAYSNILAEWLSSAKQNKVYLPDDPFPHAFYLRNNKLKHYNHVFSEGFSKDFRQPCVVFCGHPSLRFGDAVHFIEMWGNNPNNSIIFTEPDFPYLQVLAPFQPLAMKAFYCPIDTALNYQQANKLIKELKPNVLVIPEAYTKPHPSAPNLFIEQPDKKIITFKCGEILRLPLKRKLDRIYLTYELSQKIFPREVAAGVTFSTLTGVLQVKDKVHCIQPCADIQEEPSSSSAGAAAAPTKEDVLQKVKYEYGSIDVEAVMKRLTQDGFTNIKLDRTDGSLSIQLVKEDTIIKFEDNETHIICGGRPTTRLKLRDTIMKCLQSF, from the exons ATGCGTTTG TACTGCCTAAGCGGCGACCTGGCCAAGCCATGCTACATCATCACCTTCAAGGGCCTTCGGATAATGCTCGACTGCGGCCTTACCGAGCAGACAGTGCTGAACTTCCTGCCCCTGCCGTTTGTCCAGAGTCAGAAGTGGTCCACCCTGCCCAACTTCATTCCCGGCCGCGACCACGATCAACAGTTGGATGGCGAGTTGAAGGAATGCTGTGGCCGCGTGTTCGTGGACTCCACACCCGAGTTCAACCTGCCCATGGATAAAATGCTAGATTTCAGCGAGGTGGACGTGATACTTATCTCAAATTATCTAAATATGCTGGCTCTGCCGTACATCACGGAGAACACTGGGTTCAAGGGCAAAGTCTACGCCACCGAGCCAACGCTGCAGATCGGACGGTTTTTTCTCGAGGAACTGGTCGACTACATCGAAGTATCCCCCAAGGCGTGCACGGCTCGCCTTTGGAAGGAGAAGCTCCATCTGCTGCCGAGTCCTCTGTGCGAGGCCTTCCGGGCAAAGAAATGGCGCACAATTTTTAGCCTGAAAGATGTTCAGGGCAGTCTTTTGAAAGTAACCATAATGGGCTATGACGAAAAGCTGGATATACTGGGCGCCTTTATAGCCACGCCCGTCAGCTCTGGCTACTGTCTGGGCTCCAGCAACTGGGTTCTGAGCACGGCTCATGAGAAAATTTGCTACGTTAGCGGATCCTCAACGCTGACGACGCATCCGCGACCCATCAATCAGTCGGCTCTGAAGCATGCCGATGTTCTTATTATGACTGGACTGACGCAGGCACCCACAGTCAATCCGGACACCAAACTGGGCGAACTTTGCATGAACGTTGCCCTGACGATCAGAAACAATGGCTCCGCCTTAATACCCTGCTATCCGTCGGGCGTGGTGTATGATCTGTTCGAGTGCCTCACCCAGAATCTGGAGAACGCTGGCCTCAACAATGTGCCCATGTTCTTTATATCCCCTGTGGCGGACAGCTCCCTGGCCTATTCGAACATCCTGGCCGAGTGGCTCAGCTCTGCCAAGCAGAATAAGGTTTATCTCCCGGATGATCCCTTTCCCCACGCATTCTACCTCCGCAACAACAAGTTGAAGCACTACAATCACGTGTTCTCCGAGGGATTCAGTAAGGACTTTCGGCAG CCCTGCGTGGTCTTCTGTGGACATCCGAGTCTGCGTTTTGGCGATGCCGTGCACTTCATTGAAATGTGGGGCAACAATCCCAATAACTCAATCATATTCACGGAGCCCGACTTTCCCTACCTGCAAGTATTAGCGCCGTTCCAGCCCTTGGCCATGAAGGCCTTCTACTGTCCCATCGACACCGCCCTCAACTACCAGCAGGCCAACAAGCTGATCAAGGAGCTGAAACCGAATGTTCTGGTCATTCCAGAAGCGTACACAAAACCGCATCCGTCGGCGCCGAATTTGTTCATCGAACAGCCTGATAAGAAGATTATAACTTTCAAATGTGGCGAGATTCTAAGGCTGCCACTGAAGCGGAAGCTGGACCGCATCTACCTCACCTATGAGCTGTCGCAGAAGATATTTCCACGTGAGGTGGCCGCCGGAGTGACCTTCTCAACGCTAACGGGCGTGCTGCAAGTCAAGGATAAGGTGCACTGCATCCAGCCATGTGCCGACATACAGGAGGAGCCCAGCAGCAGTAGCGCCGGGGCTGCTGCCGCGCCAACTAAAGAGGATGTGCTCCAGAAAGTAAAGTACGAGTACGGCAGCATCGATGTGGAGGCTGTGATGAAGCGTCTAACTCAGGATGGCTTCACCAACATCAAACTGGATCGCACAGACGGTTCTTTAAGCATACAACTTGTCAAAGAGGACACTATCATCAAGTTCGAGGACAACGAAACTCACATTATCTGCGGAGGGAGGCCAACGACGCGTCTCAAGCTGCGCGACACCATAATGAAATGCTTACAAAGTTTTTAG